One window of the Rhodospirillaceae bacterium genome contains the following:
- the rpsL gene encoding 30S ribosomal protein S12 produces MPTVNQMVRKGRTRPVKRNKVPAMQACPQKRGVCTRVYTTTPKKPNSALRKVARVRLTNGFEVTSYIPGEGHNLQEHSVVMIRGGRVKDLPGVRYHIIRGTLDTQGVGDRRQRRSKYGAKRPK; encoded by the coding sequence ATGCCAACGGTCAACCAAATGGTGCGGAAGGGACGTACGCGTCCCGTTAAGCGTAATAAAGTCCCTGCTATGCAGGCTTGTCCTCAAAAACGTGGCGTCTGCACGCGTGTTTACACAACAACACCTAAGAAGCCGAACTCAGCGCTTCGTAAGGTGGCGCGTGTGCGCCTCACAAATGGCTTTGAGGTGACGAGCTACATTCCAGGTGAGGGGCATAACCTCCAGGAGCACTCCGTGGTCATGATCCGTGGTGGTCGTGTGAAGGATTTGCCTGGCGTTCGCTATCACATTATTCGCGGCACGTTGGATACGCAGGGTGTGGGTGACCGCCGCCAGCGTAGATCCAAATACGGCGCCAAGCGGCCCAAATAG
- the rpsG gene encoding 30S ribosomal protein S7: MSRRHAAEKREILPDAKFGDLVIAKFINSVMLQGKKSTAEHIVYDALDKISAKTGQDPVKVFHEAVENIKPAVEVRSRRVGGATYQVPVEVRPERRQALAFRWLVSYARSRSETTMVDRLSGELMDAMANRGGAVKKREDTHRMAEANKAFAHYRW, encoded by the coding sequence ATGTCACGCCGTCACGCAGCTGAGAAACGAGAAATTCTTCCGGACGCTAAGTTCGGAGATCTTGTGATCGCCAAATTTATTAACTCCGTCATGCTTCAGGGTAAGAAGTCAACGGCAGAGCATATCGTTTATGATGCCTTGGATAAGATATCGGCCAAGACAGGTCAGGACCCAGTTAAGGTGTTTCATGAAGCCGTTGAGAACATCAAGCCGGCTGTTGAGGTTCGCTCTCGCCGCGTAGGTGGTGCGACATATCAGGTGCCTGTTGAGGTTCGTCCTGAGCGCCGTCAAGCATTGGCCTTTCGTTGGTTGGTTTCTTATGCCCGCTCCCGCAGCGAGACCACAATGGTTGATCGCCTGTCTGGCGAATTGATGGATGCCATGGCTAACCGTGGCGGTGCCGTCAAAAAACGTGAAGATACGCATCGTATGGCTGAAGCCAACAAGGCTTTTGCACATTATCGCTGGTAA